A section of the Alligator mississippiensis isolate rAllMis1 chromosome 8, rAllMis1, whole genome shotgun sequence genome encodes:
- the DKC1 gene encoding H/ACA ribonucleoprotein complex subunit DKC1 isoform X2 has product MPTSKTQPIDEPQHERKSPTLTPGSVGKKHKKKKDRKSLPADDVADIQYTEEFFIKPESRVAQLDTSHWPLLLKNFDKLNVRTAHYTPLPSGSNPLKRELAEYVRSGFINLDKPSNPSSHEVVAWIRRILRVQKTGHSGTLDPKVTGCLIVCIERATRLVKSQQSAGKEYVGIVRLHNAIESETQLARAIETLTGALFQRPPLIAAVKRQLRVRTIYESKLVEYDPEKRLGIFWASCEAGTYIRTLCVHLGLLLGVGGQMQELRRVRSGILGEKDSMVTMHDVLDAQWQYDNNKDESYLRRVIFPLEKLLTSHKRLVMKDSAVNAICYGAKIMLPGVLRYEDGIEINQEIVVITTKGEAICTAIALMTTAVISTCDHGIVAKIKRVIMERDTYPRKWGLGPKAIQKKMMIQQGLLDKHGKPNQSTPAFWEKEYVDYRITVKKEEKATTSCEAERTPKRKRETESESEEVTVATLSPTTPEPEELSKKEKKKKKKEKKAREAGESAGEQMEVAGESSAKKKKKKKKQKEAEESSE; this is encoded by the exons ATGCCAACCAGCAAAACTCAACCCATAGATGAGCCACAGCATGAAAGGAAgagccccaccctcaccccag GTTCTGTAGGGAAGAAGCACAAGAAGAAGAAGGACAGGAAATCGCTACCTGCAGATGATGTTGCT GATATACAGTATACAGAGGAATTTTTCATCAAACCAGAATCCCGGGTGGCTCAGCTGGACACATCTCACTGGCCCTTGCTGCTGAAG AATTTTGACAAGCTCAATGTGAGGACTGCGCACTACACTCCCCTTCCATCTGGTTCTAATCCACTGAAGAGGGAACTTGCTGAGTATGTTAG GTCGGGTTTCATTAACCTTGATAAACCGTCCAACCCTTCTTCCCATGAAGTAGTTGCATGGATCCGGCGCATTCTTCGGGTTCAGAAGACCGGGCATAGTGGGACACTAGACCCTAAAGTGACCGGGTGCCTGATTGTGTGTATTGAGCGAGCAACACGATTGGTCAAATCCCAGCAGAGCGCAG GCAAAGAGTATGTGGGAATTGTTCGGCTGCACAATGCTATTGAAAGTGAGACTCAACTTGCCAGG GCAATAGAAACTCTGACAGGTGCACTGTTTCAGCGTCCTCCCCTCATCGCTGCTGTAAAGAGGCAGCTGAGAGTCCGAACCATCTATGAAAGCAAACTAGTGGAATATGACCCTGAGAAGAGATTAG GCATCTTCTGGGCAAGTTGCGAAGCTGGCACTTACATCCGAACACTGTGTGTCCACCTTGGCCTGCTGCTGGGAGTCGGAGGCCAGATGCAGGAGCTCCGGCGAGTGCGCTCAGGAATCTTGGGGGAGAAG GACAGCATGGTGACTATGCATGATGTGCTAGATGCTCAGTGGCAGTATGACAACAACAAAGATGAGAGTTATCTGAGGCGGGTTATCTTCCCCTTGGAGAAGTTGCTAACTTCGCATAAGCGGTTGGTGATGAAAGACAGCGCG GTTAATGCCATCTGCTATGGAGCCAAGATAATGCTTCCTGGTGTCCTGAGGTACGAAGACGGCATTGAAATTAATCAGGAAATAGTTGTCATCACTACTAAAGGGGAAGCCATTTGCACAG CCATTGCCTTGATGACCACTGCTGTGATTTCTACCTGTGATCATGGGATAGTGGCAAAGATCAAGAGAGTAATCATGGAAAGAGACACTTACCCCCGCAAATGGGGTCTTGGCCCAAAG GCAATTCAGAAGAAGATGATGATCCAGCAGGGCCTGTTGGATAAGCATGGCAAACCCAATCAGAGCACGCCAGCTTTTTGGGAGAAGGAATATGTAGACTACAG GATCActgtaaagaaagaagaaaaagccaCCACATCTTGCGAGGCAGAGAGGACACCAAAG CGAAAGCGAGAGACTGAAAGCGAAAGTGAAGAGGTGACAGTGGCTACCTTGTCTCCAACTACTCCAGAGCCTGAGGAGCTGagcaagaaggaaaagaaaaagaagaaaaaagaaaagaaggccaGGGAAGCTGGAGAGAGTGCAGGCGAGCAAATGGAAGTG GCTGGTGAAAGCAGTgccaagaaaaagaagaagaagaaaaaacaaaaggaggCTGAAGAGAGCTCTGAGTAA
- the DKC1 gene encoding H/ACA ribonucleoprotein complex subunit DKC1 isoform X3, with protein MADGEGSVGKKHKKKKDRKSLPADDVADIQYTEEFFIKPESRVAQLDTSHWPLLLKNFDKLNVRTAHYTPLPSGSNPLKRELAEYVRSGFINLDKPSNPSSHEVVAWIRRILRVQKTGHSGTLDPKVTGCLIVCIERATRLVKSQQSAGKEYVGIVRLHNAIESETQLARAIETLTGALFQRPPLIAAVKRQLRVRTIYESKLVEYDPEKRLGIFWASCEAGTYIRTLCVHLGLLLGVGGQMQELRRVRSGILGEKDSMVTMHDVLDAQWQYDNNKDESYLRRVIFPLEKLLTSHKRLVMKDSAVNAICYGAKIMLPGVLRYEDGIEINQEIVVITTKGEAICTAIALMTTAVISTCDHGIVAKIKRVIMERDTYPRKWGLGPKAIQKKMMIQQGLLDKHGKPNQSTPAFWEKEYVDYR; from the exons ATGGCGGACGGCGAAG GTTCTGTAGGGAAGAAGCACAAGAAGAAGAAGGACAGGAAATCGCTACCTGCAGATGATGTTGCT GATATACAGTATACAGAGGAATTTTTCATCAAACCAGAATCCCGGGTGGCTCAGCTGGACACATCTCACTGGCCCTTGCTGCTGAAG AATTTTGACAAGCTCAATGTGAGGACTGCGCACTACACTCCCCTTCCATCTGGTTCTAATCCACTGAAGAGGGAACTTGCTGAGTATGTTAG GTCGGGTTTCATTAACCTTGATAAACCGTCCAACCCTTCTTCCCATGAAGTAGTTGCATGGATCCGGCGCATTCTTCGGGTTCAGAAGACCGGGCATAGTGGGACACTAGACCCTAAAGTGACCGGGTGCCTGATTGTGTGTATTGAGCGAGCAACACGATTGGTCAAATCCCAGCAGAGCGCAG GCAAAGAGTATGTGGGAATTGTTCGGCTGCACAATGCTATTGAAAGTGAGACTCAACTTGCCAGG GCAATAGAAACTCTGACAGGTGCACTGTTTCAGCGTCCTCCCCTCATCGCTGCTGTAAAGAGGCAGCTGAGAGTCCGAACCATCTATGAAAGCAAACTAGTGGAATATGACCCTGAGAAGAGATTAG GCATCTTCTGGGCAAGTTGCGAAGCTGGCACTTACATCCGAACACTGTGTGTCCACCTTGGCCTGCTGCTGGGAGTCGGAGGCCAGATGCAGGAGCTCCGGCGAGTGCGCTCAGGAATCTTGGGGGAGAAG GACAGCATGGTGACTATGCATGATGTGCTAGATGCTCAGTGGCAGTATGACAACAACAAAGATGAGAGTTATCTGAGGCGGGTTATCTTCCCCTTGGAGAAGTTGCTAACTTCGCATAAGCGGTTGGTGATGAAAGACAGCGCG GTTAATGCCATCTGCTATGGAGCCAAGATAATGCTTCCTGGTGTCCTGAGGTACGAAGACGGCATTGAAATTAATCAGGAAATAGTTGTCATCACTACTAAAGGGGAAGCCATTTGCACAG CCATTGCCTTGATGACCACTGCTGTGATTTCTACCTGTGATCATGGGATAGTGGCAAAGATCAAGAGAGTAATCATGGAAAGAGACACTTACCCCCGCAAATGGGGTCTTGGCCCAAAG GCAATTCAGAAGAAGATGATGATCCAGCAGGGCCTGTTGGATAAGCATGGCAAACCCAATCAGAGCACGCCAGCTTTTTGGGAGAAGGAATATGTAGACTACAGGTAA
- the DKC1 gene encoding H/ACA ribonucleoprotein complex subunit DKC1 isoform X1, producing MADGEGSVGKKHKKKKDRKSLPADDVADIQYTEEFFIKPESRVAQLDTSHWPLLLKNFDKLNVRTAHYTPLPSGSNPLKRELAEYVRSGFINLDKPSNPSSHEVVAWIRRILRVQKTGHSGTLDPKVTGCLIVCIERATRLVKSQQSAGKEYVGIVRLHNAIESETQLARAIETLTGALFQRPPLIAAVKRQLRVRTIYESKLVEYDPEKRLGIFWASCEAGTYIRTLCVHLGLLLGVGGQMQELRRVRSGILGEKDSMVTMHDVLDAQWQYDNNKDESYLRRVIFPLEKLLTSHKRLVMKDSAVNAICYGAKIMLPGVLRYEDGIEINQEIVVITTKGEAICTAIALMTTAVISTCDHGIVAKIKRVIMERDTYPRKWGLGPKAIQKKMMIQQGLLDKHGKPNQSTPAFWEKEYVDYRITVKKEEKATTSCEAERTPKRKRETESESEEVTVATLSPTTPEPEELSKKEKKKKKKEKKAREAGESAGEQMEVAGESSAKKKKKKKKQKEAEESSE from the exons ATGGCGGACGGCGAAG GTTCTGTAGGGAAGAAGCACAAGAAGAAGAAGGACAGGAAATCGCTACCTGCAGATGATGTTGCT GATATACAGTATACAGAGGAATTTTTCATCAAACCAGAATCCCGGGTGGCTCAGCTGGACACATCTCACTGGCCCTTGCTGCTGAAG AATTTTGACAAGCTCAATGTGAGGACTGCGCACTACACTCCCCTTCCATCTGGTTCTAATCCACTGAAGAGGGAACTTGCTGAGTATGTTAG GTCGGGTTTCATTAACCTTGATAAACCGTCCAACCCTTCTTCCCATGAAGTAGTTGCATGGATCCGGCGCATTCTTCGGGTTCAGAAGACCGGGCATAGTGGGACACTAGACCCTAAAGTGACCGGGTGCCTGATTGTGTGTATTGAGCGAGCAACACGATTGGTCAAATCCCAGCAGAGCGCAG GCAAAGAGTATGTGGGAATTGTTCGGCTGCACAATGCTATTGAAAGTGAGACTCAACTTGCCAGG GCAATAGAAACTCTGACAGGTGCACTGTTTCAGCGTCCTCCCCTCATCGCTGCTGTAAAGAGGCAGCTGAGAGTCCGAACCATCTATGAAAGCAAACTAGTGGAATATGACCCTGAGAAGAGATTAG GCATCTTCTGGGCAAGTTGCGAAGCTGGCACTTACATCCGAACACTGTGTGTCCACCTTGGCCTGCTGCTGGGAGTCGGAGGCCAGATGCAGGAGCTCCGGCGAGTGCGCTCAGGAATCTTGGGGGAGAAG GACAGCATGGTGACTATGCATGATGTGCTAGATGCTCAGTGGCAGTATGACAACAACAAAGATGAGAGTTATCTGAGGCGGGTTATCTTCCCCTTGGAGAAGTTGCTAACTTCGCATAAGCGGTTGGTGATGAAAGACAGCGCG GTTAATGCCATCTGCTATGGAGCCAAGATAATGCTTCCTGGTGTCCTGAGGTACGAAGACGGCATTGAAATTAATCAGGAAATAGTTGTCATCACTACTAAAGGGGAAGCCATTTGCACAG CCATTGCCTTGATGACCACTGCTGTGATTTCTACCTGTGATCATGGGATAGTGGCAAAGATCAAGAGAGTAATCATGGAAAGAGACACTTACCCCCGCAAATGGGGTCTTGGCCCAAAG GCAATTCAGAAGAAGATGATGATCCAGCAGGGCCTGTTGGATAAGCATGGCAAACCCAATCAGAGCACGCCAGCTTTTTGGGAGAAGGAATATGTAGACTACAG GATCActgtaaagaaagaagaaaaagccaCCACATCTTGCGAGGCAGAGAGGACACCAAAG CGAAAGCGAGAGACTGAAAGCGAAAGTGAAGAGGTGACAGTGGCTACCTTGTCTCCAACTACTCCAGAGCCTGAGGAGCTGagcaagaaggaaaagaaaaagaagaaaaaagaaaagaaggccaGGGAAGCTGGAGAGAGTGCAGGCGAGCAAATGGAAGTG GCTGGTGAAAGCAGTgccaagaaaaagaagaagaagaaaaaacaaaaggaggCTGAAGAGAGCTCTGAGTAA